TCAGCATCAATCATGTGCACGACCAAATTAGAGATTGTTTATGGCTATACTGAGTACTTTGTTTTTCCAAGACGTACTGTATAAAAATGCCCCTTTCTGAGACTTGGAAACTGAATGCGTTTCCTAAGCGTGAGAACAGTGTTTGCAAACAAACACGACCGTTCTCTCTGGGAAATGGAATTTCAGAGGAGTTGCTTGCCTTGTGACCTTGTGTCTTCGGTTGGACTGCATTCACGAGCTTTCTAAACCGGGGACCCGACAGACACATGAAGGAACATGTGTTGGAAAGCCCCTGCATCATATCTAAATGTGGAACTAGACAGGATCACATGCTTCTGACATCTATAGACCCCACGGCCTGAAAAAAGCAGCCCTCCGGACAACAACATCATCTAATTCAGGGGCAGACTCCATTTAAGACGGAGCTCAAAACTGCATGGAACATCTTCTAATTCTGGACGGCTACCCAACTTGCCTACCATGTAGTTGCAGCCTATTTGGTGCAACACAGAAAGTAGCTTTAGTTTTTAGTTCAAGTGTCCTTATTGTTTTGGTATTTTCAAAGAGAAATGATCTAAAACCATTTGAAAATTGGGTCATGTTTAACATGCGTAACATACATTGTGCAACATATATCACATGTTTAATCTGTCATGTAGAAAAAGTCTGTATATAGGATGCTATCGCCACCTAGTGGAGTCAAACGCAAATACATAATAAAGCCTTACTAAACTTCAAACAACACACCCTGTACATAAAAGGTGAATTTCGTAAAAGCACATCCAGGTCACACTTCACcagaaaatcaaaaataataaatatctagtaacattttacaatgagGTGTCATCAGTTAATGTTTTagctaacatgaacgaacattaaacaatacatttattacgctatttattaatctttgttaatgttagttaataaaaatacattcgttcattgtttgctcatgttacttcacagtgcattaactaatgttaacaacacgtgattttaataatgcattagtaaatgctaaaattaatataactaagattaataaacgctgtagaagtattgttcattttagttcatgttaactaacgTAGTTCACTAATGTCAACTAAtgaaagtgttaccaaaaatttTGTATAAAGATTAAACTTGTTTTAAGACTACCAAGATTATTTGtgatatgattttatttgtgccagtatattttatattttaatatgctaacaAATTCTGCTAATAGatgataatatttattaaaatatattacacaaaaataatgtattgTGCTTGTAtagtatttattgatattttgaatattttgccttttatttttagatttcctgttatcattgtaattttagtttaagttttagtaattctattattttctttttttgtttctttttaaaaatatttctatttagctataatttatttttatttcacttttatttttagacattttgccattcaaaagtttgggatctctgagatatttttgatgtttttttaaaaagtcctcTATGTTtacaaaagctgcatttatttgatcaaaaatacagaaaaaatgtatattatgaaatattattacaatttaaaataatggttttctattttaatataatttaaaatatgatttatttatgtgatgcaaaacttaattttcagcagtcaatagtgtcacatgatccttctgaaatcattctaatattctgatttgttggaAACAGATGTGctatgtaatattttgtttggaacctgtgatacttttttaggattctttgatgaataaaatgttaaaaagaagagcatttatttaaaatagaaatcttttctaacaactcAAGTCTTTACTACCACTTCTTTTATCAAGTTaacacatccttgttgaataaaagtattatttctttaagaattgtaaagaaaaaagtactgataccttttgaatggtattcGTTCATATGAATACTGTTACAAAGATTTTTcgaattcaaataaattctgttctgttcatcaaagaatgctgaaaaaactatcactaaggagcaaaaaaacacaaaggagcacaactgtttccaacattgataataaataagcatattagaatgatttctgaaggatcatgtgacactgaagactggagtaatgatgctgaaaattcagctttgcatcaaagaaataaattatattttaaagtatattaaaatagaagacggtcattttaaattgcaataatgtcacttttagtttagttttgttaacTACtggtatctgtctatctatctatcaatctatctatccttAACTTTGGTAAATCTACTCTGGTGAAAGAAAGCTATAATGTAGAGACAGACCTCTGTAGTGGTTTTCTTGAAGACGTCACTTCCTTCTATCACTTTCTTCATCACTTTGTCCTTCAGCTCAGCATACTCTTCCTCAGTCAGTTGAATGGATTCCAGCGAAGCCTTGCAATTTTTGCACTCTCCACTAAAACACAACATATTTTCAGACCAATAATCAATTAAGAATAGCCTTTATTGacaatatatttgattaaaatttaaattaatacctGGGGACCACATATGAGAACTTTCCATTCCATTTCTGATCCGGTAAACTGCGCagattgaaaaataaaacagctgaaacAAAGATTTGCAATATGggaaaaattttgaaaacatacatgcttacattttataatataaaaatgatatttatattttaaggtcttatatattacatttaccTCTCAAACCAAGCTTTGATAGTTTTAATCAGCGGCTCCTCTGGGTAGATCTGATTATCTCTCATATATGACAGGACAGAAAAGAGTTTGTCTTCGTGTCCTTGCTGAGTGATGCCGCTCTGAAACAGGCACTGCCAGGTGTCCTGATTCGGTACCAGACCCAGTTCCAGGAGCTCATCGTACAGTCTCCAGCTCGTCTCAGTATCACCATGAAGTGCTGCCCCAGTGATGGCATCACTATAATTACGAGGAGACGGCCGGAGGGCCTTTTTCATCCCCTCCAACACCACAAGCGCCTCCCTCCAGCGTTCAGTTTGACTGAAACCTTTAATAAACAAGGATGAGGCTCCAGTGTCAAGAGTCTTAAAGCAAGTTCTCATGATGTCGTAAGTGTCAAACACCTCCGAGTGATGCCCACCCGAGACACACAGCGTGAGGTACCTCAACAGGAGTTCGTAAGAAAGGGTGCCTTTGTCCTGAACCACATAGGCCAAAAGAGATTTGGCGATGTTGACGTCTGCATTAGTCGCCAGCAGTCCTTCCATTATTTGCATCTCGAAGCGTTCAGGTTTGGAGGAGCTCTCTTTGAATTTTGCCCATTCGGATGGGGTCAGTGGATGATCAGGAAGGGCAACTTTTACAGATCCTCTGGCTCTCAAAGGTGACAGCTCTTCTGTATCCACCCCAGCTctctttttcaaatattcagCAGTTCTTTTGGCCGTTCCAGCGGTGAATACTGAATTTGGAAATGCACGCCTTGTTCTGGGAGTGAACCCTTTTTCTGTGCCTTGTTTGTCTCCTTTTGTGCTGTAATATTGTGTGTGTGGATTTATGATTAACCTGACAGCATGCATAATGTTTTGTTGTGGTAAACAAGCCAAAGCTGGCCTGAAATACAAGGGGTTGGCAACCCATGGCGTGCAAAGATGCTGTATACAAGTCCTTGATTTTGACACAACAAGAGACCCCATTACCCTACCAGTCTATTTTACTTTTCAGACTACACACTACTTTAAAGGTGTAAAACGTACAATCacttattttgtttcaaaatctaatttttgtaTGAATTAAGGCCCGTTTTAGTGTTTAACACACATGCAATAACACACACTATCTTTATAAAGTTATatttaatactatttatatCTGAAATTAATAGAGATAAATAATATTCAGCGACTTATGTGCTAAAGAAATgtctttttgtatttaaatcacACAATTTACAGTTCCTCAGTCACACTAAGAGCtcgcattattttttttaaacacagtttTGTAATTGCAATCATCGGTAATTTAAACAAGAACACCTAACTTACAGGATCCAGTCAGAAATTCTTGAATTGTAACCAGAAGGCAACTACATGCCAGTGCGAGCAGCCATTCACGCTCCTGTGTAGTCGCACGTCGATTACGTCATTCATGCGCCGTTAGGTCAGAGATGTAAACAGTTGAACATCCGCCTTGGCTACTCAAACATACTgcaattgtttaataaatagtaattttgttagttttaaatatattatgatcAAATAACGTTAATAATGGCGAACGATAAAACGGCACATTGGAAAGATTTACTACGGAAGAGACTCGCCTCTGCGAAACAAGGTAAGATGATAAAtgttagctaatcagtaactataGAGATTTAAAACAAGATAAAGTAGAGgttttaaataacacaaaatgcatacatttgtatataaatCTCCCAGTCAACTGGTATAATCACTCTAGAAGGAACAAAAATGTCGCTTATGAAAATGTACCGTGATTTTACTATAGTAAGTCTAACTGTGGTGAACTTTATATTTAGTGGAAATGCTGTAGATTTAGACTATACTAAATACTTTATATTAGAAGACTAAAGGATTACGGATTAGTTTGGacaaatatatagtttgttGTATAGAAACCATAGTAACCCTGTCCACTGTGGGTAGTTCCTGTTATACAAAATCTGTTGAAAAATTTCTATATTCGTGTTATAATTTATAGAAGTACTTCTAAAGGTTATACCAGACTTTCAGAAGTATCATTTGGTCAAGCTTAGACAattgcactaccagtcaaaagtttttgaacagtaagatttgtaatgtttttaaagaagtctgttctgttcaccaagcctgcatttatttgatacaaagtacagaaaaatctgtaaaattttgaaatatttttactatttaaaatagctgttctctatttgaataattttcaaaatgtaatttattcctgtgatttcaaagctgaattctgAGCATAATtactcagtgtcacatgatccttcagaaatcattataatattctgatttgctgctcaggaaacatttattattattttaaaaatggctgagtagaatttttttcaggtttctttgatgaatagacagttcagaagaacagcatttttatcatcacttttgatcaatttaaagcgtccttgataaataaaagtattaatttctataagtTCTTTCccaaaatgaaaagaatattgatgaatgaaaagatgcatatttctattcatcgaagaaacctgaaaaaattgcacttttttgtttagtatttataataataataataataataataataataatttcttgaacaacaaatcagcatattataatgatttctgaaggatcatgtgacactgaagtctagagtaatgatgctgaaaatttagtgttgatcacgggaataaattacattttaaaatatattcagatagaaaaggttagtttaaatagtaataatatttcacaatattactgcatttgctgtatttttgatcaaataaaaactctttaaataaaaattctttaaaaaaaacattaaaatcttttgactggtattgtaaaTTTGcctttgtaaatgtatttgtttatttatttaattgtaatattgtgatgaataaaaacttgtaaaatCGTAAAATATTTGATTACGCTTTTTTACAATGTTCTTGTTGcagtgtaattatatattttagtactGAGTAATAATAGTTAACTACTAtgtggttaggtttagggtttggTACATGGTTCGTTgaatgtaattatgcataatttattattattactatagtaaGTAATGTAACGTGTAACAAGCTTTACCTTTATGTTAAgcattatttaaatgcttagtaATTTATCTAGTATATTAAGACATAATGATGGAGACATGAACATGTATTACATAGCTGAAATGACTCTGGTAACGAGAAGCCATCCATTTTTTTGCTAATGGTTACTTTGAAATT
Above is a genomic segment from Labeo rohita strain BAU-BD-2019 chromosome 17, IGBB_LRoh.1.0, whole genome shotgun sequence containing:
- the prorp gene encoding mitochondrial ribonuclease P catalytic subunit, coding for MGSLVVSKSRTCIQHLCTPWVANPLYFRPALACLPQQNIMHAVRLIINPHTQYYSTKGDKQGTEKGFTPRTRRAFPNSVFTAGTAKRTAEYLKKRAGVDTEELSPLRARGSVKVALPDHPLTPSEWAKFKESSSKPERFEMQIMEGLLATNADVNIAKSLLAYVVQDKGTLSYELLLRYLTLCVSGGHHSEVFDTYDIMRTCFKTLDTGASSLFIKGFSQTERWREALVVLEGMKKALRPSPRNYSDAITGAALHGDTETSWRLYDELLELGLVPNQDTWQCLFQSGITQQGHEDKLFSVLSYMRDNQIYPEEPLIKTIKAWFESLPDQKWNGKFSYVVPSGECKNCKASLESIQLTEEEYAELKDKVMKKVIEGSDVFKKTTTEELNIFKSFVKQRPPFDIVIDGLNVANTTPKATHSETLLAVVLELEQQGLNILVLGRKHMLQPSRNWDRQNMNKIKQKAHCFFTENISEDDPFLLYAALHSGVHCNFLSRDLMRDHKACLPDSATRRLFFKWQRGHQLVISHYVPGKRVRFQRISAYDTIVQTSGSSWHIPYDENRGDRATYEVPQKWLCLTQEH